From Halorussus lipolyticus:
TACGACCCCCTCGGACTCTGGGCCGAAATCAACGCCTACCCCTCCGAGACCGGCCTGTCGGTCTACTTCGTGGACATCTCCGAGCGAGTCGAGACCGAGCAGGAACTCAGCAGATACCGCCGAATCATCGAGACCGTCAACGACGGGGTGTACGCGGTCGATACGGACGGTCGGTTTACGATGGTCAACGAGGCCTACACCGAGATGCTGGGCTACGACCGCGAGGAGTTAGTCGGCGAACCGGTCTCGAAATTCGTCAGCGACGACATCGCGGAGACCGCCCAAGAAATCGAGGCGGAACAAATCGCCGGCGAACGCGAGGCCCCGACCCTCGAAGCCGAACTCCAGACCGCCGACGGCGGCACCATCGTCGCGGAGGCCACCTTCGCGCTCCTCGACATCGAGAACGGCGACCACGAGCGAATCGGCGTGGTCCGGGACGTGACCGACCGCCGGGAGTACGAACGCCGAATCGAGGAGCAACGCGAGCGGTATCGCAGACTCGTGGAGGCCGCCCCGGTGGCGATTCTCACCTGCGACGCCGACGGTCGAATCGTCTTCGCCAACGAGGCCGCCGCCCAGCAGGTCGAGTTCGACGAGCGACTGGTCGGCAAGTCGGCCCTCGAACTGGTTCACGACGACGACCGGGCAGTGGCCGCAGAGCGACTCGAAACCGTCCTCGACGGGCGGGAGGCCCTCGCGCCGACCGAACACAAACTGGTCACGCCCGACGGGGAGATACGCCACGTGATTACGACTGCGGTCCCGATTACCTCGGACGGCGAACCGGCCGCACAGGTCGTCATGACCGACATCACCGAGCGAAAACGCTACGAGGAGCGTCTCAGCGAGACGGTCGCGGAACTGGAGCAGTCCAACGAGCGCCTCGACAGTTTCGCCGACATGCTCGCCCACGAACTCCGGAACCCGCTGAACGTCGCGCAGGTCTACCTCTCGCAAATCGAGACCGACGACGAGACTGCGGTCGAACAGGTCGCCAGCGCGCTCGACCGCATCGAGGAGATGATAAACGTCCTCCTCGTGTTGGCGAAGGGCCGGGCCGCGGTCGGTGCCGAAAAGGAGGTCGCGCTGGCCGAGGTGGCCGACACCGCGTGGCGGACGCTCGAAACCGGGACCGCGAATCTCGTCGTGGACACCGACCGCGTCGTCCTCGCCGACGAGAACTACCTCCAGCACCTGTTCGAGAACCTGTTTCGCAACGCGATAGAACACGGCGAGGACGACGTGACGGTCCTCGTCGGCGACCTCGAATCCGTCTCTGCGAGCGAAGCCAGTGGCGACTCGACGGACGAGTCCGTCGGCGGGTTCTACGTCGAGGACGACGGTCCCGGAATCCCCGCCGAGGACCGCGAGGCGGTGTTTCAGGCCGGCTACTCCACCGGCGACAACGGACTGGGCCTCGGGTTGACGTTCGTCTCGCAACTCTCGGACGCCTACGGGTGGGACTGCCGGGTTACCGAGAGCGAGGCCGGCGGCGCGCGCTTCGAGTTCACCAACGTATCGGTCGTCGGCGATAAATACGTAGAAGCGGTAGAAATAGACGACTGCGTTGAAGACGATGGAGTATAGATAGAAAGCAATGAATTACAATTTCGAGAGCAACGTAGAATGCGGAAAGAATGGATAAACAAATCGGAAGTAAAGAGAAATACGTGGAAAAGACAGAAAAAGAGATAGCAGAACCGGCGAAAGAACCGGATGCGTAGTTAGTCCATCCCGGCCAGCAGGTCGTCGGCGTCGGCGATGCGGGCGAACTCGCCGGACAACTGGGCGAGCGCGACCCGGTGGTTCTCGGACGCCGAAATCGCGCCGCCGTCGGGCGCTTCTCGGTCGAATGTGGCCGTCGCGTCCGCGACGACGACGGG
This genomic window contains:
- a CDS encoding PAS domain S-box protein, with translation MDEQGGESNATLEDTLAVFEDVVETGMPLTADEVADELDCPNRSAERNLTELASRGELETKCVGDHRIWWRPTDPEDSTNPDDPAVSGPDEHGIGPDTEIYERITDAFYALDDEWRFTHLNERAEEILGRSEDDLLGESIWDEFPEAAEGIIGEKFREAMATQQPVDFDLYYDPLGLWAEINAYPSETGLSVYFVDISERVETEQELSRYRRIIETVNDGVYAVDTDGRFTMVNEAYTEMLGYDREELVGEPVSKFVSDDIAETAQEIEAEQIAGEREAPTLEAELQTADGGTIVAEATFALLDIENGDHERIGVVRDVTDRREYERRIEEQRERYRRLVEAAPVAILTCDADGRIVFANEAAAQQVEFDERLVGKSALELVHDDDRAVAAERLETVLDGREALAPTEHKLVTPDGEIRHVITTAVPITSDGEPAAQVVMTDITERKRYEERLSETVAELEQSNERLDSFADMLAHELRNPLNVAQVYLSQIETDDETAVEQVASALDRIEEMINVLLVLAKGRAAVGAEKEVALAEVADTAWRTLETGTANLVVDTDRVVLADENYLQHLFENLFRNAIEHGEDDVTVLVGDLESVSASEASGDSTDESVGGFYVEDDGPGIPAEDREAVFQAGYSTGDNGLGLGLTFVSQLSDAYGWDCRVTESEAGGARFEFTNVSVVGDKYVEAVEIDDCVEDDGV